From the Lemur catta isolate mLemCat1 chromosome 1, mLemCat1.pri, whole genome shotgun sequence genome, the window gagaagagaggaaaccagagagaggagaaaggggaaaagagaaaaggtgaGGGGAAGGgatagaggagagaaagaaagagaggagagggaaagaagtagggaggaggaaaagaaaagagagtatAAAGAGGCAGGCACAGCATAGGAGGGGGAGGTGAGAGCTGTGAGAGAGACAAAGGGAtaggaaggagaagggggagaggctggagcagagagTGTCCGGGAGAGAGCTTGACCCTGAGAGTTCATTCCAGAGATAGAGTCGGAAGGGAAGGAGATGGAGAGGTGGCTGGTGCAACAGAGGCACCATTTCAGAGGCCAGGTGTCAGACTTCCTCTACCAATGCCCCTGTCCCTGGCTTGTGCAGGCTGACACACATCTCCCACCCTATCCCAAGGGCTTGCCCCTTTACCCTTGCTCTACCCCTACCCTGCCACCTCTCCGGATCATCCTGTTTCACCCAGTCTTGTAACTGGGCACCTCCCAGGCTCAGTTACAGCCCAGGCCCCCTCCTCCTGGAGAGGTTTCCTCTCTGCCACCTTCCTGGGCAAATTCCAGCCCAAGCTGGTAAAAAGGAGCCATGAATCCATTCCTTTCCCTAGGGCTCGGGTCTTCCACTTCAGTGACACGAGAAGAGTCAAATGACTTCTCAAACACTAAATAATAATGTTGGCCATGAGTCAGCTCACAGCCCAGGACCCCTGCTTCTAATGAGGTCAAGGGACACCCCCGGAGTAGGTGGGGGCTGGATGGACAAAGGTCCCAATCCCCACACCCATTCCTGCTTGACCCATTCTCCCTAAAGTTCCTGTCACCCAGGGTGGCAGGCCACTTTTTCTCCAGAGAATCAACTGAGGAGTTCCTGCCAACGCTGGGTGTTGAGCCCCCAGAGGTGGGGACTGGGGCTGGGTTTGGATCTGATCATCTCTCTACACTCTTGCTTctatgcttagcacagtgccacgCACATGGCAGGGACACAGGAAATGTCTTGGATGGTGGACACAGGAGTGTGGAGAAAGTTCAATGGTGTCAGTGGTGCTGGGGAGGGGTAGTGGGGTGCTGAGACGGGCCTAGGTGGCGAGGGGGAGGAGCAAAGAAAACGTGTGTTGTGGGGAGTGAAGGGAAGGACACCTGGGACAAGCACCTGGTGTCCTTGTCCTCTGCAGGACCCCAGCCTAAGCCAGAAACCAGCATGCAGCTTTCCATCCCTTCGGCCCTGCAGCCTCTCAGActcccgagcctcagtttccccagattAAAAGGCTGGggcagggttagggtaagccccTGGTCCTCGCACTTCCTAGGGTAACCCGGAGCAGCGGTCCCGGGGCACACTCCCTCAGGGCTCCGCTCGGCTTCACTTACCAGGGTCTGCTCGTACTGCAGCGCCCGCGGTTCCATCCCTTCCTCCGCCGCGGCCGCGGCTGCTGCGGCCGCCATCTCCGCGCACTGCCCTCTCGCCTCCCTCTGCGGCTCCGGCTCTGTCCTGGACCCAGCTCCCGGCCCGCAGAGTCCGAGCAGGCAGCCGTCCGGTCCCCGCAGCCCCGGCGGCCGAGTGCAGAGTGCGGCGGGCCCCGGGCGGGCGCCGCTAGCGCAGCCTCCAGTTCGGGTCCCCTCCTAGGCGGGCGGGCCGAGGGCGGTGCCCTCTGTGCTGCTCCGCCCGCCGGCCCAGCCGGAGGGGCCGCCCAAGCGGGGCTGGGGTCTGCGCTGGGGCTCCAGAGAGGCGGCAGGGGGCGCTTGGAACGCGCAAGCCCGTGTCCCCATCCTGGGGAGGCCCGGAACTGAGAAGGGGGCTCCGGGCCAGCGCGGGGGCGGGTCCGCTGGCACGTggaggggccgggccgggccggggcgggaggggcTGGAGACGCTTGGGCTCAGTCGggcttggggctgggggctgcagaggCTTCCAAATCGGACTCTTCTGGCCCAACCTGTCCGGAGCAGTCCCCTTTCTGCTCCTCCGAAGGGACAAGCGGCTCAGAAGGGCCTGGGAAGACCCCTCTGCCCCGTTTGGGGTGAGAAGCAAAACTGGGAGGATTCGGAGGGGGGTTCTGAGCCGTCTCCCTcatcccctccctttctccttcctttcctcacgGCTCCCCCAGGGAGGTGCACCTGGAGCAGCCAGGCCTGCGGGGGCGTgcggaggtggaggtggggaggggacgcGGAAGGGTGAGGCCCGAGGGAGGGGAGCTCCTAGGTGCAGGAGGCGGGCGTGGGGGAGCAGAGGTCGCTTCTCCCTGGCTGGGCCCAAGGAGAAACCCGAGTAGCTGCTGACGTCTCGCCGCCTTGGGGGAATGGCATAGCTGGTGCTCTGCGTTCTCTATCAGGGTCCAGGGAAGGATACAACAGAGGGTGGAGTGAGCGCAGGGTGGATGGGCAGTGTTAGAGATAGTGTCAGAGTGAGGGCAGTGCCCAGGAAACGGACAGTGTGAGGGAAGGGGCATTACTAGGATAAAGTAgcatttgggaggcagaggcgttGCTCAGGGGGCCGGGGCGGTGCCTAGGAAGGGGGGCAGTGTGAGAGAGGAGCCAGCACGCAGAAGGGAGAAGAGCTGGTATCCAAGGGAGCGCATAGTGCCAGGAGGAAGGGGCACGTAGGAGATGAGTGCCCAGAAGGAGAGGACAGTGGTGAGGGAAAGGGGCAGTAGCTGGAGGGGAAACACTCAGGGGAGGGGTTAGTGCCAGGCTGAAGGGGCGGTGTGGGGGAAGAGGGCAGTGGTGGGAGAGTGCAGTACCAAGGAAGGGGACAATGCAGGTTTCCTCTTCCCTATGGTGACATCATGGCAAATTCCCAAACTGGACGGACCCGGCTCGGGTGACGTCCGGAAGGGCCGAGCTGGTCCAGGCCGGCCCTGGGGGCCTCGGTGCCGGCTGGAGGAGCTGGGCACAACTCCCTGCCCGGCCAGTGCTCTGGGGGCGGGGCTCTGCTCCACCCGCCCTCGGCGTGGACTGTGCCCTAGGTGGGCACGCGGACTGGCAGGGTAGGGCTAGGGCCGGGCTTGTCTGGGCCAAGGATCAAGGTCTCCGCTTGGGTTAGGCTCCCACGCATTCCAGTGTTCCAGGCCGGACTCTGAAGAGGGCGCAGGAGAGCCCTACCTAACTCAGAGCTAGAATCCGCGCCACCACCGCCGAAGGTTGGACCTATTGTTTCCCCGCCCTAGGCGGGGTCACCTGGGCCTGAGACCCGCCCTCAAAGCCGAAGCCTCTCGGAAGCAATCTTTCGGGGCGGAAGTTAAGAAGCCCCGAGGTGGAGGTGGCGGAAGTGGTCGCGTTACTACTCGTCCATGCGCATGCGCCATTCTTTGTGGCTTCCTCTGTTCAGGAgctggtttttttctttgcttttctccacGTGAGGAGGTTCGCATACCTGGAGTGGTGGTCGTGCGCTCAGCGCTTCTTCTGCTCTCTTGGTCCCCCTCACGATGGCGGGCATCCTGTTTGAGGATATTTTCGATGTGAAAGACATTGACCCGGAGGGCAAGAAATTTGACCGAGGTAAGGTAAGGTATGTAGGGACGGTTTTGGGGGAGAGACTAACCTCCTCCGAGTGGACCCCATGTCCACGCAGCTGACGTGCTCTGCCCCTACTGGCAGGTGCTGATGTAGGGACCTCCCTCAGGAAACATTTTAtggttgagaaaactgagagtgGCCTCAAGTTTGCCGTTCCTGTGCCTGGGAGGCCTTTTATCATTCATGGTGCTGACAAACTCCCGAGTATCTTTATAGTCGCCACCTATTCTCTGCTAGGTGCTGTACTGTGCACCTCACACACGCTTTGTCTTATTTATTCCTCTCAAGAGTTTTCGTGAGGTAGGCGATGCCCTCATtttgctcagagaggttaagtaacccaTCCAAGTCTGCACAGTGAGTAATTGACTTCAGAGCCTATACTCCTGCATTGCCCTCAGAATCTTTAGCTCTTTGGGAAGTGTTCTCTGAGTTAACTGCATGGTATACACCTCTTTATTCTGTCATTGATCAGTAATTGTTTCTCCTTGgtgtctctttcttttcctggagACTGAGATGTTTTTCAAGATGTACACTAGTTCCTGTATATCCTGATAATCCCTTCAGCACAGTGCTAGAACAGAAAGGAATCCtttggttgaatgaataactTGCCGAGAGTCAAGTTCTAAATTATCCAGGTAGGCCTAGAACCTGGATATTATTTGCTACCAGAGAGCTTTGATTCTTTTCTGAGGATTCTGTTCACTTGCCATAGTTTTTTCTCCCGTTTTCCTGCATATCTGGTTCTGATTGAGCCTGTGCTTCTGTGAGAGCAGATGAGAGGCCAGTCGATGTAGACTGGGTTAGATTGAGTGTTCTGTTGCATATAATCCCCAAACTGGGATCTGTAGGATCTGCTGGatctgccctgggcctggcaaTTACCTCTACCACTCTTTTCCTACTTCTCCCAGTGTCGCGACTGCATTGTGAGAGTGAATCTTTCAAGATGGATCTCATCTTAGATGTAAACATCCAGATTTACCCTGTAGACTTGGGTAAGTATTAAACACAGACAATAGCAAGAGGCTTTTTGCTGCTTCAGTTATTCTTCACCCTCAGATATTGTTGTTATTTTCAGGTGATAAGTTCCGATTGGTCATAGCTAGTACCTTGTATGAAGATGGTACCCTGGATGATGGTGAATACAACCCCACTGATGACAGGCCTTCCAGGTGAGGTAGTGCAGAAGGGAGTACTGGAAATATGCCCTGAGGACCAAGTAGATAAGTGATATATTAGATCATTAAGTACGAagtgtccgatttccttaagtactaaatttgacagttgatatttctaacattttcactctgaaaattcttgttttatttttattgtgaaggtacgtcctcagtctttcaaacatgTGGTTTTTGGTGTAGGATTATCTTCCAAATTTTtgtagaacaatttttgtgaaaccatgggtaagccAAAAACTTGTGTtctttttgaatatgagttccatcgtggaacaaATGCttcacagacagctcaaaataccagtgaagtgtttgggaaggatgtggttaatgaaTGCGTAGTCTGGTTCCAGAAGTTCCCTTATGGTGATatatcttgaaaatgagccacataggtgacctgagaccaagatggatcatgatgagctaaaagctgtagtgaaagcgaatccatctcaacctacacatgaattagcaacaaggtttgatgttactattccaacaatattggaccatttgaaacaaatcagcaaggtaaaggagctggatagatgggtaccacatgaattaaatgagtgtcagaagagaaatcatctcgaaaagacttgcttttctttgctgtcacgacataaaggcaaaccatttctacactgtattgttacatgtgatgaaaaatggattcttttagATAATTACAAGCATTCGGCATAATGGTGTgctgaaacacaatccaaaactgaatattcatcaggaaaagctaatggtgtctgtttgttggttcagtgctggtattatccattacagcttcatgaaacctggtcagtcgattacagcggatgtctccTGCAACCAAGTGgtcaaaatgatgaggatgcttgtgattaagctgccaagattggtcaatagagacaggctagtcctcttgcaagaccacatgtctcaaaaaacaacTCTGAtcactatagaagctggacttggaaactctctgtcatccactatattcactagaccttgtaccaactaccacttcttccaggcttcagaccacttcttgcaaggaaaaatattcaacaatattctcaacaagctgtggaaaatgccttttgcgatttcatcgccacttgctttccaggcttcttcactgctggcataaacagcTACTGTCAGGATGGCAAAAGTGTGTCGATAGtgtaggtgcatactttgattacttgtatacttcttgtttgagatataataaactatacttttgattcgaaattggacatttcatatttagtgacctaATAGAAAGATTCTTACTTAGTTTCTGGAATAAATGATGATCAGTAGAGTCTGAGTAACCTTAAGGAAAAATTTTTCTACTTAAGAATtcaaacaggccaggcatggtggctcacgcctgtaatcctagcactctgggaggctgaggcgggaggattgctcgaggtcaggagttcgagaccagcctgagcaagagcgagactccgtctctactaaaaatagaaagaaattatatggacagctaaaaatacatatagaaaaaaattagccgggcatggtggcacatgcctgtagtcccagctactcgggaggctgaggcagtaggatcgcttgagcccaggagtttgatgttgctgtgagctaggctgacaccacggcactctagcctgggcaatagagcaagactctgtctcaaaaaaaaaaaaattcaaacatgcCGTTATTTATTAATAGCAGTGATTACATGCTGTGAGTTGTAGCTTTTTGAAGGCTCAGGAAATGACTACTCAGTAACCTAGGCTGTGTGGGCCTTGTGTCTTGGGAGGGATCTTGGTGTGATGGAAAGGCTTTGGAGCCCCACTGAGTTCAATTCTCAGCTCTTGtcacttattttttaagtaaCCTTAATCTCTGctggtttcctcatcagtaaaatagagATAGTCATGCCTAGCTTACAGGGCTGCTATGAGGACTAAATGACATGTTTCTAGTAACTGTTGTTATTATGCTGGCATTCAGTTACCAGTTACCATTTTTAAATAGTGTCTCTTATATTGTTTAATTACTATTAAGAATAATTTTGCCACTGTTGTTCCACAGGGCTGACCAATTTGAGTATGTAATGTATGGGAAAGTGTACAGGATTGAAGGAGACGAAACTTCTACTGAAGCAGCAACACGCCTGTAAGTTCCATAGTCCTGTGAGAATCCTTTTTCTCCTCCCCGTTCTGAGAATTTGGGTCATGCTCCTGCTTCCTGTGTTGGGACCCTTTCCTCAAGCACCTTAAGACCTTGGTGGGACCTAGAAAGAAACTTcttggggctgggtgcagtggcttatgcttgtaatcccagcactttgggaagctgagacaggaggattgcttgagcccaggagtttgagactagcctgagcaacatggcgagacctcgtctctacaaaaaatatataaaaaattagtcatatatggtgatgcacacctgtagtcccacctacttgggaggctgaggcaagaggatcactggaacccaggagttcatCTAAGAAATCAGCCCAAGATTCTTACAATGGAATGATATATGGAAATGAtcacgtcactgcactccagcctgggtgacagagtgagaccctgcctcaaacaaacaaaaacttctggGAACAGTTTCCAGTCTGAAATGTAGGCTGCTCACTTTGCCCTTTGTTAGGACCTCAAGGCTCAGTGGTCCAAATGAGAAACTGGTAATCTTGCTGTGTAAAGTACAAAGTAGGGTTGCTTCCCCAGGAACTAAATGCAGTATTAAGTGATTAAACCactgggctttttttttgtttgtttatgtgtgtgtgtgtatgtgtcttgcTACACTGTAACCCAATCcctcattctttggtttctctgcccaagtatttttttcttttccctgaaatcTTATTAAAACAGTATGTGTTCTTTGTAAGAAATTTGAAAAGCGGAAAAGTAATgcgaagaaagaaaaaaagtcacctaTAATTCCATACCATAACTTGAATAttctagttttttaaatgtttttcctgtGAGACTGTGTTGTTTATTACAATGTTTACTTCtgctctttttgcttaacattatGTAAAACGTGTTTCTCCATGTCAGTTTAAAGCTTTCCTAAACATTTTAATAGCTGTATAACATTTTAGTAAATGGATATATCTTCATTCATTTGTCTATTCCCCTAATTTTGGGCATGTAGGTGTTTTCCACCTTTGCTAATATAAAGAACACTGCCTTGTGCAtatctattcattcatctttGTCTGAAATTTGGTTCCTTAAACACTAGAAGGGTGCCTCTTTTCTATCTTAGGCTGGGATGGAGAGCTGCTGAGTAGCAGCTGCTCCAGAGCTCAGACTCACAGGACTGGGGCCTTCTGTTTCAGCTCTGCCTATGTGTCCTATGGGGGCCTGCTCATGAGGCTGCAGGGTGATGCCAACAACCTGCATGGATTTGAGGTGGATTCCAGAGTTTATCTGCTGATGAAGAAACTGGCCTTCTGAACTACGAGGGAAGCCAGCCTTGATGCTTGCTCACTCAGGTCATGGACACTGGTCAAGCCTGAGTAACAGATGCTGTTGTTCACCTCTTAAGGAGAGGCTGGCCCCCTTTCTTCTGTGGGTGCATCCTTAGCTGGTCTGGACTCAATGGGAAACTGACTTGCCTGTGAAAGACCCAGTGGGAGAGCTTAAATGAATCAGAAGTTGTTTTGTgtgtatgattttttaattaaactttacttttttCAGACTgtcccccctttttaaaaaaatccatttacttTAAACtcactttttttccatttgtctatgaTATATTATTTCTGGCCCACAGCCAGATGATCATATGTCAATGTAGGATCTGTTCCAGCCTTTCGGTATCTGGATTCAGGGTTATCTCAGTCTCCTGGCTTACTGTTCCCAATATTTATCCTCCAATGCTGTTTTCTATCTGGGAGAGAGAGTGTCATGCCTTTGACTCCTGAGGGTACCCCAGGCCTGGAAGATACCACCCATTTGGCATAGAA encodes:
- the POLR2H gene encoding DNA-directed RNA polymerases I, II, and III subunit RPABC3 isoform X1, which codes for MAGILFEDIFDVKDIDPEGKKFDRVSRLHCESESFKMDLILDVNIQIYPVDLGDKFRLVIASTLYEDGTLDDGEYNPTDDRPSRADQFEYVMYGKVYRIEGDETSTEAATRLSAYVSYGGLLMRLQGDANNLHGFEVDSRVYLLMKKLAF
- the POLR2H gene encoding DNA-directed RNA polymerases I, II, and III subunit RPABC3 isoform X2, producing the protein MDLILDVNIQIYPVDLGDKFRLVIASTLYEDGTLDDGEYNPTDDRPSRADQFEYVMYGKVYRIEGDETSTEAATRLSAYVSYGGLLMRLQGDANNLHGFEVDSRVYLLMKKLAF